One Deltaproteobacteria bacterium genomic window, CCACCCAGAACGGCGTCAGATTCGCTCCGGTCGAACCATAGGCCAACACCGCGCGCTCAAGCTTCTGCGAATACGCGGGTGCGGCGATCAACGTCAGGCTAATTAGCGTGCTGAAAAAAAAACATTGGACAAACTCCCCAAACTCAGCGCATCTGACACACGACATCGACCAACGCCGGCTTGCCTGACTTCACGATATTCACAGCTTCGCGCAAAGTTTTAATCAAATCCTTCGGCTCCGTGATCGGCCCGGCGCCCCAGCAGCCGTAGGTGCGCGCCATGGCGCCGAAGTCGACGTTGGGATCCTCGATGCGGATACCGATGGTTTTATTTTCCACCGGCCGGTTGCGCACGACGGCGATCCGTTCTTGATGCTCTTCGTCGTTAAAATAGGAACGATTGCTACACACGATGCTGAGCAGGGGAATCTGATGGTGCACGGCGGTCCAGATGGAACTGACGGTGAATAACAGATCGCCGTCGGGCTGAATGTTGACGCAAAATTTGCCCGAGCCTTTATGCGCTAAGGCCGCGCCCAGCGATGCCGGCATGCCGTAGCCCAAGCCGCCGCCTTTATATTTGCCGAGAATCTGATTGAACTTGGTCGCCGGCAAATAAAGATTCTCCTTGCCCTGGGAACTGCCGTTGGTGAGCACCCAGTCTTCGCCTTTGAGCGCCTCGGTAATTTCCGCGTAGATGCGCGTCATCGACACCGGCTTGTCGTCCCATTTCGATTGCAATTCTTTTTCCAACGCGGCCTTTTTCTCCTCGTTAATCTTGCCCCATTCGGCGTGCCGCGTGGCGATGTCGTCTTTTAAATCGGCGAGTTTGTTCTCCGCCTTGAGCCGCCGCACCAGCTCCGGCAGAAAAACCGCTGTGTCGGCGAGAATCATCAGATCGGCTTGGCGCAGTTTGTTGAAATCGGTCGCCCAAGCGCGCACCAGCAGATCGTCCAGCGCAACGTTGATCACTTTGGCATTGGCCGCCAACAGCGGCGTGGCGCGCCGGTTGCCGCGCTCTTGCGCCCGCCGCACGGTGGCGCCTTCGAGATCGGGAACATCGAGCGCCAAGATCAAATCGGCGCGCGGAATCACTTTGTCAGCCTGTCCGGTCAGATTGAGCGGATGCTGCACGGGAAAATTAAAGCGGCCCAACTGATCGAGCACCGGCGCCGCCAACAGCTCGGCCAATTCGCCGAGCGCATTGAAGCCAGCCTCGCGCCGCCCGACCCAATCGGCGACGATCACCAGCCGCTTGGCCGCTAAAATCATCTGAATAGTTTTTTCAAAACCTTCTTCAGGCGCCTGTAGTGGCAACGGCGCGGGATAACGCGAGACATCGAATGGAATATCGCCAGCTAATTTTTTTTCCTGCACGTCGCCGTCGTAGCAAATATAAACCGGCCCCATCGGATCGGTGGTCGCCAAACGGTAAGCGCGGATGAACGAATCCGGCACCGCCTCGACGCTCGCCGGCTGATCGTCCCACTTGCAGAAGTCGCGGACTAAATTGCCTTGCACGTTGGCGGTATGCACCCAGTCGATCCAGGGCCGGCGATTGGCGGAATCCATCGGACCCGTGCCGCCGAGCACGATCACCGGCAACCGGTCCGCCCAGGCATTGTAGATCGCCATCGACGCATGTTGCAGCCCGACGACGTTGTGTACCGCCGCGGCCATCGGCCGGCCCTTGGCGCGCGCATAGCCATGCGCCAAAGCGACGGCGATCTCTTCATGGTTACAGAGAATGATTTCCGGCGCGTGATTGCCGCCGTAATTGACCAGCGAGTCGTGCAAGCCGCGAAAGGTCGCGCCGGGATTGATCGCGATATATTCGAACTCGAACGCCTTCAGGAGATCGACGACAACATCCGATCCCCACTCGGCCCGAGGTTTTTCGATTTTTCTGTGTGGTGCCATGGCGACTTCCTTTCGAGCGAGATGTTCGAAAAACGAGCAGGTACGGATTCACCACGAAGGACACGAAGAGCATGAAGTTCGGAAATTAGATTTTCCGAAACCTTCGTGTCCCTAGTGGTGAAAATATCCTCCCAGTAAACTTAATACGCCTCATTTTTTTGGAATCTCCATCCCCCTCTGTACCGCCGGCCGCTCGGAAATCTGGTCGAACCAGCGCTTGACGTTGGCAAACTCTTCGAGCTTGACGTTGTGGCCATCATGGCGGCCGACCCAGGGATAGGTCGCGATATCGGCGATGGAGTAGGCGCCGGTGAGATATTCGCTTTCACCCAGTTGTTTATCGAGCACCCTGTAGAGCCGCACCGCTTCTTTGTAGAAGCGCTCAATGGCCGCGGGATTTTTGTCTTCGAGACGATAAAAATAATTCGCCTGGCCTAACATCGGTCCGACGCCGCCCATTTGAAACATCAGCCATTGAATCACCGTGTAGCGCTGGGCCAAATCCGCCGGCCAAAGCTTGCCCGCCTTTTCGGCGAGATACATAAGAATCGCGCCGGACTCGAAAAGTTTGAAGGGCTTGCCGTCCGGCCCATCGCTGTCGATGATCGCGGGAATCTTATTGTTCGGATTGATCGCCAGATATTCCGGCTTGAGCTGATCGCCCTGACCGATATTGATCGCATGCACTTCGTAGGGCATGGCGATTTCTTCGAGCATGATGGAAACCTTTTTGCCGTTAGGCGTTCCCCAAGTATAAAGTTGAATCATTGGCTAGTTCCTTTCAGATTGAGCTTTGACGGCTTGGCCCGCCGCCCACACGATAAACACGGAGACCACCAAACAGGCAAGGGAAAACCAAAACGGAATCGCATAACTGTGCGTGACGTCGAAAAGATAGCCGCCGAGCCAGGCGCCGATGGCGCCGCCTAGACCGATGCTAAAAGTAAAATAACCGAAGATCGCGCCGAAATGTTTACCGTGAAAAATATCGGCGGAGATCGCCGACAGGACCAAGGCGCGCGAGCCTTGGCCCAAGCCGTAACAAACCGCATAGGTGTAAAGCAGCCACGGCATCGACGTGTCATGGATCGACAACAGCGCGACAATTCCGAAGGCGGAGATGATCTGCACCCAGGTAAAAACCATCTGGCGATTCATCACGTCGGCGAGATAGCCGAACAAGATGCGCCCGCCGATGCTGATCACGCCCATCAGACCGAACATCGACGCGGCGAACACATTGGCATAGCCGACGTCGACGGTGTGGGCGATCTGATGCGTGACGATGATTTGATTGCCCAAGCTCGCCAGCGTGCGCGCGATGAACAGCAGCCAAAACGCGCGATTGCTAAGCGCGCGTTTCACCGTCCAGTCGCTGTCCGAAGTTTTTTCTGACTCCTGGTTCGTCTCCTTCGCTTGCGGTCCGCCGGCTTGATTATCGCGCGGTAAAAAATACAGCACCGGCGGAATGACTAACAAACTCGTGATCGCCGCCAAACCGATGTAGGCGGGCGACCAACCCCATTTGTCGATCATCAACTGCGCCACGGGGACAAGCATGACGATGCCGACACCGCCGCCGGCCCAGGCGATGCCGAGCGCCGTGCCTTTGCGTTCGGGAAAATTGCGCGTGATGATCGCGACGTGGGGCACCATGCCGATCAGTGCGATGCCCGCCGCGCTGACGATGCCGATCCAAAAGTAAAACTGCCAAATCGACGAGATCGTCGACGCGAAACCGAGGCCGATAAACAGCACCAAGCCGCCGAGCGTCAACGTCTTGCGCCCGCCGATACGATCGATCAATCCGCCGGCCCAAGGTAAACAGGCGCCTTCGAAAATGATCGCCAGGGAGATCGCACCCGCAGTGGTCGCCCGCGACCAACCGAAGGCATCGAGCATGGCGACGAAAAACACGCCGAAGGTGCCGTGCAGTCCGCGCCCGACGGCGATGTGGAGAAACGCCAAAGCGACTAAGCCATAGCGTTTGAGCGCCGCGGCGCGACTGTCGATCGAATCAGACATAAGAATAAACGAAAGCCATAACCCGCGCGGATGGAAAAGTCGAATCGATGGCGTAACTATTTCAACAGCAACGGGGCGGCGGCCACGGCCATCTTAGCGTTGTTGTGATCGGCGCCAGCTACGGTGGCGATTTCCCATTGGAATGGCGCATTCAATTGGCTCGCGGCGAGCCGCGCCGCGCGAAAAAAATTCTCGCCGCGCGCCAAACGATGGGCTCCTTGGCGCATCGCTCCAGCGCTGCGATTGAGCTGAGGATGTTTGGGATCGACATCCTTATCGCCCAGCAAGATTAAAAGTTTTTTGCCAAGTGCTGCGGTTAAATCAGTCGCATCGAGGCCGCTGGCTTTCAGGCCGTAAGGAAATCGAACCTCGAAGTCGGGCATCATGTACCAGCCCGCATTCGCGGCCACGGCAGTTTTCGCCCGCGCTTTGGGATGCGACAGAATGAAACGGTGAACGAACTGGGCTCCCGCCGAGTGGCCGTAAAGCAGATAGTCCGATGCATTCAATCCGGTTAGCTTGATTGCATGGTCGAAAAGTTTTTCCAATGCGGCGGACGCAGCATCCTGTTTTGCCGCCGCGTAACCGCCGCCGCCGGGAAAATTCTCCGCGGCGAACTCGGGCACCAACAGCAGAGCCTTGGCGCGCTCAGCATAAGGTTGCCACTCATTGCGATAGCGCTCGGCATCGCGCTGCACGCCGTGCATGACGAACAGAACCGCCGCATTGGGCGACATCTCCTTAGGCCGGTAGCTCCACACCGTGATCGGCCGAATTTTCACAGCGTCTTGATAGTCGAAGTTGAATCGGTCTTGACCGATCTTTAATGCCGTCTCCTGCGCCATCGCTGGCGCCGCCATATTGAACAAAAGCAACAATGCCGCTAGAGGGTTACGCATGATCCAATTCTCGATTCCGTACGGCTATTTCTTCCTCTGAAACTCGAAGGTCACGTTCACCGTCTCACCGCTTTTGAGTTCAACCTGTTGCGCCGCCGAACCCAGCGTCTCATGCCATACTTCGAGGGAATATTTTCCCGCCGGCACATCGGTGAGCATAAACGTTCCGTCGGCCCGCGAAACATCGAAATAAACGTTGTCGGTGACGACGATCCAGCCGCTCATCCAGCCATGCACGTCGCAGCGGAGCGAGATAATCTCCGGCTTGGCGAACTGTTCTTTGATCTCTTTTAAATATTTCGGCTGGGCGCGATTGAACGGCGCATTGAGCTGACTCTGCGTATGCACGTTATGCAGAATGCCGTCGCTGTTCTTGATCGCCACCGTCGCGCCGGTCGGAACGACCAGCACGTGGGGAACGTATTCGCACTTCGCTTGATCCAACAGTGCGTCTTTGCTCGGTGCCTTACCCTGGCTGAGCCCGGCGATCTGCACCACGGCATTTTTCAGGCCTCCGTCACTGCCGACCTGCACTAACGGATCTTGCTTGGCGTCACCGCAAACTTCTTTATCTTTACCGACGGAGAGTTTGCCCGCGCTGTGCGTACCTTTGAAAATCACCTTGCCAGAGATCGTCCCGGTAGCGGACGGTGGTGGATTGGATTGGGAGCTTTCCGCTGGCGACGCTTTAGCTAGCGCGGATTTCTGCTCCGACTCTTTGGAACAGCCGACGGTAAACAGCATTACCAAACTCAGCAACAGTTTTATTGTTTGTATCATGGTCAAGCTCCGATCGTCGCTAAATTAATGCGTCTGCTCCTTGCGTTCGCCGCGCAGCGCTGAAGAGAGCATAGCCAGCAGCGCCATGGAACCGCCGACGAGAAAACTGAAG contains:
- a CDS encoding thiamine pyrophosphate-binding protein, yielding MAPHRKIEKPRAEWGSDVVVDLLKAFEFEYIAINPGATFRGLHDSLVNYGGNHAPEIILCNHEEIAVALAHGYARAKGRPMAAAVHNVVGLQHASMAIYNAWADRLPVIVLGGTGPMDSANRRPWIDWVHTANVQGNLVRDFCKWDDQPASVEAVPDSFIRAYRLATTDPMGPVYICYDGDVQEKKLAGDIPFDVSRYPAPLPLQAPEEGFEKTIQMILAAKRLVIVADWVGRREAGFNALGELAELLAAPVLDQLGRFNFPVQHPLNLTGQADKVIPRADLILALDVPDLEGATVRRAQERGNRRATPLLAANAKVINVALDDLLVRAWATDFNKLRQADLMILADTAVFLPELVRRLKAENKLADLKDDIATRHAEWGKINEEKKAALEKELQSKWDDKPVSMTRIYAEITEALKGEDWVLTNGSSQGKENLYLPATKFNQILGKYKGGGLGYGMPASLGAALAHKGSGKFCVNIQPDGDLLFTVSSIWTAVHHQIPLLSIVCSNRSYFNDEEHQERIAVVRNRPVENKTIGIRIEDPNVDFGAMARTYGCWGAGPITEPKDLIKTLREAVNIVKSGKPALVDVVCQMR
- a CDS encoding glutathione S-transferase family protein, yielding MIQLYTWGTPNGKKVSIMLEEIAMPYEVHAINIGQGDQLKPEYLAINPNNKIPAIIDSDGPDGKPFKLFESGAILMYLAEKAGKLWPADLAQRYTVIQWLMFQMGGVGPMLGQANYFYRLEDKNPAAIERFYKEAVRLYRVLDKQLGESEYLTGAYSIADIATYPWVGRHDGHNVKLEEFANVKRWFDQISERPAVQRGMEIPKK
- a CDS encoding MFS transporter; translated protein: MSDSIDSRAAALKRYGLVALAFLHIAVGRGLHGTFGVFFVAMLDAFGWSRATTAGAISLAIIFEGACLPWAGGLIDRIGGRKTLTLGGLVLFIGLGFASTISSIWQFYFWIGIVSAAGIALIGMVPHVAIITRNFPERKGTALGIAWAGGGVGIVMLVPVAQLMIDKWGWSPAYIGLAAITSLLVIPPVLYFLPRDNQAGGPQAKETNQESEKTSDSDWTVKRALSNRAFWLLFIARTLASLGNQIIVTHQIAHTVDVGYANVFAASMFGLMGVISIGGRILFGYLADVMNRQMVFTWVQIISAFGIVALLSIHDTSMPWLLYTYAVCYGLGQGSRALVLSAISADIFHGKHFGAIFGYFTFSIGLGGAIGAWLGGYLFDVTHSYAIPFWFSLACLVVSVFIVWAAGQAVKAQSERN